The following proteins are co-located in the Lagopus muta isolate bLagMut1 chromosome 11, bLagMut1 primary, whole genome shotgun sequence genome:
- the GMPPB gene encoding mannose-1-phosphate guanyltransferase beta: MRALILVGGFGTRLRPLTLSRPKPLVEFCNKALLLHQLEALRQAGVSHVVLAVSYMSEALEAAMREQEQRLGIRISLSHEKEPLGTAGPLALARDLLAEGGEPFFVLNSDVICEFPFAALAQFHRRHGGEGSIVVTRVEEPAKYGVVVSEPDSGRICRFVEKPRVFVSNKINAGLYIFSPGILQRIQLRPTSIEKEIFPAMAQDGQLYAMELQGFWMDIGQPKDFLTGMCMYLQALRAQHPEKLHSGPGVVGNVLVDPSAKIGANCVIGPNVTIGAGVVVEDGVRIKRCTVLQGARIRSHSWLESCIVGWSCSVGQWVRMENVTVLGEDVIVNDELYLNGANVLPHKSIAESVPEPRIIM, translated from the exons ATGCGGGCGCTGATCCTGGTGGGCGGCTTCGGGACGCGGCTGCGGCCGCTGACCCTGAGCCGACCGAAGCCGCTGGTGGAGTTCTGCAACAAGGCgctgctgctgcaccagctGGAGGCGCTGCGCCAG GCGGGCGTCAGCCACGTGGTGCTGGCCGTGAGCTACATGTCCGAGGCGCTGGAGGCCGCTATGCGCGAGCAGGAGCAGCGG CTCGGCATCCGCATCTCCCTGTCCCACGAGAAGGAGCCGCTGGGCACAG CGGGACCGCTGGCGTTGGCGCGGGACCTGCTGGCCGAGGGCGGGGAGCCCTTTTTCGTCCTCAACAGCGACGTGATCTGCGAGTTCCCCTTTGCGGCGCTGGCCCAATTCCACCGGCGGCACGGCGGCGAGGGCTCCATCGTGGTCACTCGTGTGGAGGAGCCGGCCAAGTACGGCGTGGTGGTGAGCGAGCCTGACAGCGGCCGCATCTGCCGCTTTGTGGAGAAGCCACGCGTCTTCGTATCCAACAAGATCAATGCCGGCCTCTACATCTTCAGCCCCGGCATCCTGCAACGCATCCAG ctgcGTCCCACATCCATCGAGAAGGAGATCTTCCCAGCCATGGCGCAGGATGGGCAGCTCTATGCCATGGAGCTGCAGG GCTTCTGGATGGACATCGGGCAGCCCAAAGACTTTCTCACTGGCATGTGCATGTACCTGCAGGCACTGCGGGCGCAGCATCCTGAGAAGTTGCACTCAGGGCCCGGTGTCGTGGGGAATGTGCTGGTG GATCCTAGCGCCAAGATTGGGGCAAACTGCGTCATTGGCCCTAATGTGACGATTGGGGCTGGTGTGGTGGTGGAGGACGGGGTGCGCATCAAGCGCTGCACGGTGCTGCAGGGGGCCCGCATCCGCTCCCActcctggctggagtcctgcattgtgggctggagctgctctgtggggcAGTGG GTGCGCATGGAGAACGTGACGGTGCTCGGTGAGGATGTCATTGTCAACGACGAGCTCTACCTCAATGGGGCCAACGTGCTGCCACACAAATCCATCGCCGAGTCCGTGCCAGAGCCACGCATCATCATGTAG